Genomic window (Drosophila sulfurigaster albostrigata strain 15112-1811.04 chromosome 2R, ASM2355843v2, whole genome shotgun sequence):
gtgcgtgtgtgtaagtgtgtgtgtgtgtgtatgctgtCTATGCTGTCACTCAATTAGGTGCAACTCATTTAGCacgacgccgacgccgacgcaTTTGGTTGTCATTTGTGCGCACAAAATGTTAATCAAAGCCTGATGGCATTTTTTAGGCCAACTAATAAGAGCTCCGCCCACAATAGACAAAACGACACAAAGGATGTGCTTCGAGCTCTTGACTCAGGGGCGAGGAGAATTGGGGACGAGAGTGAATCGAGTTGTCACGTTGAGAGCTGGCCAACAGTCGCTccaattaatatgcaaaatttatgcatGGGAAAGttcaaaacaaacaagcaacacaagcaacaaaagcattcaaacaaaaaagtacaacaacagcaacaacaacagcacaatcATCAAATGCGAATCGCGataaaaaatcaatacaaattAGCAagtgttgctcttgttgccgttgttgttgttgttgttgccgttgttgttgctgtgttgattgttggttttttaattttttataggTTGGAATAACAAAACAACTTGTTATGCTCTATCCTCATGATTTCTTGAGTTTCTTTCTTGTTCTGCTTACTCCTATAGAGGTCAATATTTTTGAAGTTTCCAACACTACAGTTTTATGAATTTAGTCCACTTGGCTAAGCaaagttatttaattcaaaattatggCTTACGTATCATCCTTAACATAATAAGGATTTACTTGCCTAAGTAGAAAAGTGGTAAAAGAATGATAGactgttaaaaaaaatactaaaatatatttgctaaaaaaaaagtaatatatttgtGGTTTTAAGGGGCTTTAAAATATTCGACCCGATAAGCTGCCACCGGAATTAAATCcgttaatcaattaattaatattaattttagctTTAAATTACAGTCGAGTGGGCTTAACTATGAGATATCCGATATCCCATTGtgaaacagtgcagtattattcttaaaatataccaaattaatataccgcaaaaaatacaataaatatacggaagcatatatttggtatattgatagaTACTAGTTCTAGtactacatacaaaatataccatttgcaaaatatactagattgtcagctaaatcAGCTGagacaaaagtatttcttaaattacttTCActatttttatctgatcacaacCACATTTTCACAAAAAATACAGTTATTAAATTACACTTGCTTCCAATTTCACGAACTCAGGAAATCCTTGaacttatatttatattttattaatatgtgGGTTGCTTTATTCCAATTTGGATAATGACCGATAACAATTAATGTATTGTAGtttcaatttcttaaaaacatttttaatctcacaactttaaaaaaaaaaaacttttcaaaacaTTAAAGAGCAGAAATGACACAATTTAAACTCGAAGCCAAGTGTAATGcaactttaaatttacaaaatttaattgaaaattattatattgatttaaattatatatgttacaCGTAAAGGTGGCAGGTCTATacataatagtaataatataaaattttttttaggttGAGATTAGCTACATAAATTTTGcgttatttaattattaactttAAAGTCTATCCTTATGACAATTGgaaatatgattaaaataaaaacgaaaaattccatttaatcCTAACCTAAACCCAATTgccttttatattttattattattagtatttaataattaactcagttgcaattcaaataattataaatgcaacaatatgaacaaaatgaaaatagaatCCTTTGGCATATCCAGCTAATATTATTAGAATGTTTGTGATAAACGTGCAAGTGGGATTTGCTTGCGGAGGCATGTGACATGGGGCATGGTCACCgcatgttgcacgttgcaattaaattagtGCGGCCTGACAAAAGAAGAAGGGATGCAAAGAGTCTGCGTTTGATGACTTGCTGATGGAAAAGTTGTTGCGACATCGttgggtgtgtgtatgtgtgtgtgcgtgggtgtgTGTTATGTTGTGTATTGTATCTCTCTAACTGTATCTTACAGATACTTTCGCCAGATACAAATGCACAACGGGGCTGACCAAAAGTTTTCCATGATGATGACAATGCtgctgataatgatgatgaccTGCGCAACAATAGTTTGCATCTTACAGATACAAATGCTAAACTTCCACTTCtgtcttgttgctgctgttattgttgttgttgttcctttgGCTTGCCGCAATCAACTGCACTTCATGTTGCGGTTGCCTCTAACAACTTGCCAAGCATGTGAgttgtgtctgtatgtgtgtgtgtgtttgtgtgtgcatctAATCACATTAGCACGTGCGCATATCCTTTTGGCCCTGTGCGATGCTCGCCACGATGCTCCCCAGGATACCATTggcaaaaactaaaaacattttggccgctttgtttttgcctcatttcattttgtcgATTTTGATTATTTGTCTGTGgttttgcgttgcgttgcgttctGCTCGCCTTTTGTTTTCCTGCTATGCCAACTATTTGCAACTCGAATGTTCACCCCTCTCTCCTTACTCCTTCTCACAAACAAACTCTCACATGCTCACGTATGCCAACCGCGTTTTCTCATTGCAATTTCTTTCGTGTGGCTCAAAGTTTTCCACAAAGGCAAATCGCATACATCTTTCTGTAGTTTGAGTAACTGCTCAACGGATGGCgctcaattcaaattttcgcTTATGGTTTGTGTCTGAGCTAAATGGTGACGCTATTCAACACTTAGCATTACGCGCTTATCGAAGTTGCGATAAATGTGGCGGCAGTGCGATAATAGCATAATTTTCGATTATTTGGAAATCaggaaaataaatgaaaataacgTGCTGTATTGCAAATATTCTATAATATGACAACCTGCTAAAAAATCTAAGTTTTCTTCAAAATCTTAAATCTTAGAaggaatattttctttaaaaacaaattaatttgtattagttCTCGCAACAAATCATTAAAAAGAtgattcacaaaatatttagtataaaccACTTTTATGTaagttattttaaagaataaaagTTCGTTGAAAGtttaaatgaaagtaaaagtgTTTGCGTCCAGTCAACTGATAAATATGCAGTAATACACAATCATAATTCACTTAACTTTGTAGACgaattaatcaaatcaaacagTGATTAGATAATTTCTAAGTTAAAACTGCATTAAGTCTGTTATCATTTTGTTATCAGCAGACTGACTTAATTTGCAGCTAAATGTTTGCAGAGGgtattttcacttttctacAAAATTCCTGATGGCCACGCACAATAAGTAATTTATACGTATCCTGTTTAATAactatgaataaaaatatcaaaattgcAAGCATTGAAcgatgtatatttaatattctgaAAACAAATGTCGTAACAAAAGGAACCAAGACATTCCTTGGTTACAATTTGTACTTGTGTTTCAATagtttttttctcttattgTCAACAAACgttatttgtttaaacattattcTGTTTAGCGATTGGAATGCGGTTGAATACTGGgtataacaacaataagctTTATAATGCGTATGTATTTAATGTTCTGATAATTTCATCAATTATTTTGAGTATTTCCGCAAAGTCTTCAATCCTTACTCGCTCTTCACCGGCACATAGGTCAGCACAATGGCTGAGTGGGCTGGAATCTGCAGCTCGTTGATATTCACCTTGGCCGAGTGGGCGACGTGAGTGCCATTGTTGTTCTTATCGTTGTAGTTCTCACTGAAGTACGAAACTGTCATCTTATCAGGCAGTTTGTGATCAGCGGAGAAAGTGCTGTTCTGCAGTAAATCGGTGGGATTGAAGATGACGAAGTAGCCGGGATTGCCAGACTTGATTCTACAAAGGGAGAGGGAAAAAGATATCGTTAGCGAAAAGAAGATAGAAACTGATGTAAACTATGTGAGCACTGAACGTTCATTGATACCTTTGCCTTCAATTGGCAGCATTAGAAAAATAGAAGCAGATTAGAGAGGTTAGAGATTAGTATTAAGTAGCTTAGAGATAAAGGTGACGATTAAATTCTTCTTCAACTTTCAAATCATGGATGAATGATCTTAAGTAGTGGAAGTCGATTTACCTGGAGAATGCAATCAGCTTCTTCGACTCAAAGATCTGCAGCTCGCCATGCATGTAAGAGGCCGAGAGTCGCAGGTCCTTGATCTGGCTGTAAGTTTCCTGGGTGACATTGGTGTAGGCAATGGAGTCCACCGGCACAATCGGAACACCGGGCAGCAAGGACATGAACAGGGCCAGAGCTGAAGGATGTGTTGGGGTGTCCACGTAGATATCGCCAAAGTTCCACTGCAGCCAACTCACATTGCGTGTGGCCACAAACGTCTGCTGCAACTCCTCCACCAGGTTCTTTTTCTGCTGCGATGCGCCTACGGACTTCATGAACTGGCCGTACATTGGCAGATCGATGCCCAGAGCACCGCCAGCCTGGCTCAGCTCATAGGAATCTGGACGCACAATATCCTCGGCAACGGAGAGGAAGGCCTCCGAGGAGGCATTCTTCACGACGCCCAGATAATCGTAAAGCAGATCGCCCAATCCCGGCTGGAAGGTGGTTTGTGTATGCGTATAGAAGGTATAATCCTTCATATTGTTATCCTTGGGTATTGGCGAAATTGTCTCATCCTCCAGATTATCGTTGATGAGGAAGAACTTGGTATTCTTCAAACGGAAGCCCTGCACGCCCAGTCCAATGAGATGCTGTAGAGCGGAACTTAGCTCGTGACGCACAATCTTCGAGCTCATCTTCAGGTCATAGGTGCCAGGCTCGAACTGTGATAGCACAAAGTTGCCCTTCAGATCACCCCAGGCGGTAGTATTGCCGCCCACCTTGATCCACGAGTTTGGCACACTCTGGCCGGGTCCTGTGCCATTCACCCAGATCAATGCCGAACGCTTCTCCGCGCTGTCCAATGCATCCTTCACCAGCTGCGAGTCCTCGCCCACAAAGTTGGGCGTGATATCGAGAATGACCTTCACTTCGCTGCTCTGGTAGAGATCCACCAGATGCTT
Coding sequences:
- the LOC133836488 gene encoding uncharacterized protein LOC133836488 isoform X1; amino-acid sequence: MNLFSRLKRLGAGNKSSVTLPVTVPVPSHNENEEDTPEIYKVIGEDKLPANRNNREAASTADMVKEEKFVPDGADEEMLGSGGGDEKLAERRDEVKFIKGDHQNGDAKIDIGNLNGTKPEFTGMSKEELLKYANDPFWVRLRWIFFLGFWAIWVAMLVGAILIIIGAPKCAAPQPLPWYKRGPHAKFGLVGTAKSEDVSLAKKLSATGAIYELPALLTYEVKKADVEAQVKHLVDLYQSSEVKVILDITPNFVGEDSQLVKDALDSAEKRSALIWVNGTGPGQSVPNSWIKVGGNTTAWGDLKGNFVLSQFEPGTYDLKMSSKIVRHELSSALQHLIGLGVQGFRLKNTKFFLINDNLEDETISPIPKDNNMKDYTFYTHTQTTFQPGLGDLLYDYLGVVKNASSEAFLSVAEDIVRPDSYELSQAGGALGIDLPMYGQFMKSVGASQQKKNLVEELQQTFVATRNVSWLQWNFGDIYVDTPTHPSALALFMSLLPGVPIVPVDSIAYTNVTQETYSQIKDLRLSASYMHGELQIFESKKLIAFSRIKSGNPGYFVIFNPTDLLQNSTFSADHKLPDKMTVSYFSENYNDKNNNGTHVAHSAKVNINELQIPAHSAIVLTYVPVKSE
- the LOC133836488 gene encoding uncharacterized protein LOC133836488 isoform X2, translated to MNLFSRLKRLGAGNKSSVTLPVTVPVPSHNENEEDTPEIYKVIGEDKLPANRNNREASTADMVKEEKFVPDGADEEMLGSGGGDEKLAERRDEVKFIKGDHQNGDAKIDIGNLNGTKPEFTGMSKEELLKYANDPFWVRLRWIFFLGFWAIWVAMLVGAILIIIGAPKCAAPQPLPWYKRGPHAKFGLVGTAKSEDVSLAKKLSATGAIYELPALLTYEVKKADVEAQVKHLVDLYQSSEVKVILDITPNFVGEDSQLVKDALDSAEKRSALIWVNGTGPGQSVPNSWIKVGGNTTAWGDLKGNFVLSQFEPGTYDLKMSSKIVRHELSSALQHLIGLGVQGFRLKNTKFFLINDNLEDETISPIPKDNNMKDYTFYTHTQTTFQPGLGDLLYDYLGVVKNASSEAFLSVAEDIVRPDSYELSQAGGALGIDLPMYGQFMKSVGASQQKKNLVEELQQTFVATRNVSWLQWNFGDIYVDTPTHPSALALFMSLLPGVPIVPVDSIAYTNVTQETYSQIKDLRLSASYMHGELQIFESKKLIAFSRIKSGNPGYFVIFNPTDLLQNSTFSADHKLPDKMTVSYFSENYNDKNNNGTHVAHSAKVNINELQIPAHSAIVLTYVPVKSE